In Holophagales bacterium, one DNA window encodes the following:
- a CDS encoding response regulator transcription factor, with product MESRLRVLVVDDEPLARHRLRRLLASEAGVEVVGECASAAEAEAALASGPVDLLLLDVQMPGEDGFELLERLPRERRPQVVFVTAHDQYAIRAFRVHALDFLLKPVESSSLHEAVARARERAAEEERAGERRDSADDLDRRLRSLLAELASPPRTLDRLLVRDGGRIDFVHADEVNWFEAAGNYVRLHLGERRLLLRQTLSALEEQLDPRRFLRIHRSVIVQLDRVRELHRLAGGDFAVVLDSGERLTLSRTYRERFEAAVGIASDDAG from the coding sequence ATGGAATCGCGCCTGAGAGTCCTGGTCGTCGACGACGAGCCGCTGGCGCGACATCGCCTGCGCCGCCTGCTCGCCTCCGAGGCCGGTGTCGAGGTGGTCGGCGAGTGCGCCTCGGCCGCCGAAGCCGAGGCGGCGCTCGCCTCGGGGCCGGTCGACCTTCTGCTGCTCGACGTCCAGATGCCGGGCGAGGACGGCTTCGAGCTGCTCGAGCGGCTGCCGCGCGAGCGGCGGCCGCAGGTGGTCTTCGTCACCGCGCACGATCAGTATGCGATCCGCGCCTTTCGCGTCCACGCGCTCGACTTCCTGCTCAAGCCGGTCGAATCGTCGAGCCTGCACGAGGCCGTGGCGCGAGCCCGCGAGCGGGCGGCCGAAGAGGAGCGGGCGGGCGAGCGGCGCGACAGCGCAGACGACCTCGACCGGCGCCTGCGCTCGCTGCTCGCCGAGCTGGCGAGCCCGCCGCGGACGCTCGATCGTCTCCTGGTGCGCGACGGCGGACGGATCGACTTCGTTCACGCCGACGAGGTCAACTGGTTCGAGGCCGCCGGAAACTACGTGCGCCTGCATCTCGGCGAGCGCCGCCTGCTGCTCCGCCAGACCCTCTCGGCGCTCGAAGAGCAGCTCGACCCGCGCCGTTTCCTGCGCATCCATCGTTCGGTGATCGTCCAGCTCGACCGCGTCCGTGAGCTGCACCGCCTCGCCGGCGGCGATTTCGCGGTGGTGCTCGACAGCGGCGAGCGGCTGACCTTGAGCCGAACCTATCGCGAGCGCTTCGAGGCCGCCGTCGGGATCGCTTCCGACGACGCCGGCTGA
- a CDS encoding histidine kinase produces the protein MSPPTWAEAARWALVWLGLGVFFASRLVTAGAVDATPVAWSEALALCVPYWAIWGMLALVVVRLGRALPLGRPVRPARWLAHVGAAVVFALVHAAAMLALASLRAAAAGEGATDFFSAASWGAELRADFHFDVLTYLFVLVAHLRMERRRELARREVQTSRLAEQLAEARLAALRMQLHPHFLFNTLNSIAELLRLDVAAAGTMVQRLAGLLRAALATASDPETSLGEELALVERYLDIERVRFGDRLVIVFDSESGLADAAVPGLVLQPLVENAMRHGLARRSRLGHLRIAARRAGAGLELSVENDGPDEGAGPSGGGSARPSSGLGLANTRSRLAELYGDAARCVVESSPERYRVRLELPLRRRETRPAPPCPAEVSWNRA, from the coding sequence ATGAGCCCTCCCACCTGGGCGGAGGCGGCGCGGTGGGCCCTGGTCTGGCTCGGCCTCGGCGTCTTCTTCGCCAGCCGGCTGGTGACCGCCGGGGCGGTCGACGCGACGCCGGTGGCCTGGAGCGAGGCCCTGGCGCTCTGCGTGCCGTACTGGGCCATCTGGGGAATGCTGGCGCTCGTCGTGGTGCGCCTCGGGCGTGCGTTGCCCCTCGGCAGGCCGGTGCGCCCCGCCCGCTGGCTCGCTCACGTCGGGGCGGCGGTGGTCTTCGCGCTGGTCCACGCCGCGGCGATGCTCGCTCTGGCCAGCCTGCGCGCCGCCGCTGCCGGCGAGGGCGCCACCGACTTCTTCTCCGCGGCATCGTGGGGCGCCGAGCTGCGTGCCGACTTCCACTTCGACGTGCTCACCTACCTGTTCGTGCTGGTGGCGCACCTGCGCATGGAGCGGCGGCGCGAGCTGGCGCGGCGAGAGGTCCAGACCTCGCGCCTCGCCGAGCAGCTCGCCGAGGCGCGCCTCGCCGCGCTGCGCATGCAACTGCACCCGCACTTCCTCTTCAACACCCTGAATTCGATCGCCGAGCTACTGCGGCTCGACGTCGCCGCGGCCGGGACGATGGTGCAGCGCCTCGCCGGCCTCCTGCGCGCGGCGCTCGCCACGGCGAGCGATCCGGAAACCTCGCTCGGCGAGGAGCTGGCGCTCGTCGAGCGCTACCTCGACATCGAGCGGGTGCGCTTCGGCGACCGGCTGGTGATCGTCTTCGACAGCGAGTCGGGCCTCGCCGACGCCGCCGTCCCGGGCCTCGTCCTGCAGCCGCTGGTGGAGAACGCGATGCGGCACGGGCTGGCGCGGCGCTCGCGGCTCGGCCATCTGCGGATCGCCGCGCGCCGGGCGGGGGCGGGCCTCGAGCTCTCGGTCGAGAACGACGGACCCGACGAAGGCGCCGGGCCGTCCGGCGGCGGCTCCGCGCGCCCGAGCTCCGGCCTCGGCCTGGCGAACACGCGCAGCCGACTCGCCGAGCTCTACGGCGATGCCGCGCGCTGCGTCGTCGAAAGCTCTCCCGAACGCTACCGCGTGCGACTCGAGCTGCCGCTTCGCCGGCGCGAGACGCGACCGGCGCCACCCTGCCCTGCGGAGGTCTCATGGAATCGCGCCTGA
- a CDS encoding histidine kinase: MGSKRRLLAWFAVWLGLGLFFTVRAAWIAPTWSWNPANTRWVWVNAAVFQLSFYLLWGVFSLAAVRLARRWPLSGPGWPGRLLRHLPIGLAMAAIHLLVLLLPLWLANALLADGRPFDFSGNLERAFRWHFHTDVAIYGLILLSWEAIDFARRADDRALAAARLAEQLAEARLAALRLQVRPPLVFDTLEAVGVQMHDDVEAAERLVLRLAAYLRSVLDLGDETSVPLREEIALLERYLEIERTRLGAPLPLVSAVDPRSTLSLVPGLLLQPLAEAAVRDAREVAGLALHLTAQPLGGRLEIELQLRASGGALSAGPALAEALVAARARLRASDPAAAVELVESTAATGGASSVRLSLPGDAGPEVEPAAPDLAATGVRVWTRRERVA; encoded by the coding sequence ATGGGATCGAAACGCCGCCTGCTCGCCTGGTTCGCCGTCTGGCTGGGGCTCGGCCTGTTCTTCACCGTGCGAGCGGCCTGGATCGCCCCGACCTGGAGCTGGAATCCGGCCAACACGCGGTGGGTCTGGGTCAATGCGGCGGTCTTCCAGCTCTCGTTCTATCTCCTCTGGGGGGTCTTCAGCCTGGCAGCGGTGCGTCTCGCCCGACGCTGGCCGCTCTCGGGTCCGGGCTGGCCCGGGCGCCTGCTCCGTCATCTGCCGATCGGGCTGGCGATGGCGGCGATTCACCTGCTCGTGCTGCTCCTGCCCCTCTGGCTCGCCAACGCCCTGCTCGCCGACGGGCGGCCGTTCGACTTCTCCGGCAACCTCGAGCGGGCCTTCCGCTGGCACTTCCACACCGACGTGGCGATCTACGGGCTGATCCTGCTCTCCTGGGAGGCGATCGATTTCGCGCGGCGGGCCGACGACCGGGCGCTCGCGGCCGCACGCCTCGCCGAACAGCTGGCCGAGGCGAGGCTCGCGGCGCTGCGTCTGCAGGTCCGACCGCCGCTGGTGTTCGACACGTTGGAAGCGGTCGGCGTGCAGATGCACGATGACGTCGAAGCGGCCGAGCGGCTGGTCCTGCGACTCGCCGCGTACCTGCGCAGCGTCCTCGACCTCGGCGACGAGACGAGCGTGCCGCTGCGCGAGGAGATCGCGCTGCTCGAGCGCTATCTCGAGATCGAGCGCACGCGACTCGGCGCCCCGCTGCCCCTCGTCTCGGCGGTGGACCCCCGCTCGACGCTCTCCCTGGTGCCCGGGCTGTTGCTCCAGCCGCTCGCCGAGGCCGCGGTGCGCGATGCGCGCGAGGTCGCCGGGCTGGCCCTGCATCTGACCGCGCAGCCGTTGGGGGGGCGCCTGGAGATCGAGTTGCAGCTGCGGGCGAGCGGAGGAGCCCTCTCGGCCGGACCGGCGCTCGCCGAGGCGCTCGTCGCGGCGCGCGCCCGGCTGCGCGCCAGCGATCCGGCCGCTGCGGTCGAGCTCGTCGAATCGACTGCGGCGACGGGGGGAGCTTCGTCCGTGCGCCTGTCGCTGCCCGGGGATGCGGGCCCGGAGGTCGAGCCCGCGGCGCCCGACCTCGCCGCGACGGGGGTGCGGGTCTGGACCCGGCGGGAGCGGGTCGCATGA
- a CDS encoding DUF3224 domain-containing protein, protein MHATGTFDVKIRPLSLDGPASDDRLGRMSIDKQFHGDLEGTGLGQMLTAQTTVETSAVYVAIERVNGVLAGRRGSFVLHHRGLMTKDGRSLEVSIVPDSGTGELAGIGGTLTIEIEGGVHRYALDYTLPGAP, encoded by the coding sequence ATGCACGCCACCGGAACCTTCGACGTCAAGATCCGTCCGCTCTCCCTCGACGGGCCGGCGAGTGACGACCGCCTCGGGCGGATGTCGATCGACAAGCAGTTCCACGGCGACCTCGAGGGCACGGGTCTCGGGCAGATGCTCACGGCGCAGACGACGGTCGAGACCTCGGCGGTCTACGTGGCGATCGAGCGGGTGAACGGCGTGCTCGCCGGCCGGCGTGGCTCGTTCGTCCTGCACCACCGTGGGCTGATGACGAAGGACGGCCGATCGCTCGAGGTGTCGATCGTCCCCGACTCCGGCACGGGCGAGCTCGCCGGGATCGGCGGCACGCTCACCATCGAGATCGAGGGCGGGGTCCATCGCTATGCGCTCGACTACACGCTGCCCGGAGCTCCCTGA
- a CDS encoding helix-turn-helix transcriptional regulator, with protein sequence MNERDMLRPKLDPPRGVLHARAQPFSPGYGRYWPCDELAPFVEHFWTVAWDEPTPVTREVLPHPSVHLVIEAGASAVAGVPAGRFSRRLEGQGRVLGTKFRPGGFRPFVARPISTLTARTVPLVELFGPSAESLEAEVLALADPAAGFALVQSFLLDLRPHRDPQAELAARIAERAATDRDIVRADELARAFSLSLRALQRLFADYVGVPPKWVIQRYRLHEAAERIAAGGLGDGATLAHDLGFADQAHFIRAFKRVVGHAPGEYAERLAASTDRAG encoded by the coding sequence TTGAACGAACGCGACATGCTCCGGCCGAAGCTCGACCCGCCGCGCGGCGTGCTGCACGCCCGTGCCCAGCCGTTCTCCCCCGGCTACGGCCGATACTGGCCCTGCGACGAGCTCGCCCCGTTCGTCGAGCACTTCTGGACCGTCGCCTGGGACGAGCCGACGCCGGTGACGCGCGAGGTTCTGCCGCACCCTTCGGTTCACCTGGTGATCGAAGCCGGAGCCTCCGCCGTCGCCGGTGTGCCGGCCGGCCGCTTCAGCCGCCGGCTGGAGGGCCAGGGGCGCGTGCTCGGCACGAAGTTCCGTCCGGGCGGCTTTCGCCCGTTCGTCGCTCGGCCGATCTCGACGCTCACCGCCCGGACCGTGCCCCTCGTCGAGCTGTTCGGGCCGTCCGCCGAAAGCCTCGAGGCGGAGGTGCTGGCGCTCGCCGACCCGGCTGCGGGGTTTGCCCTCGTCCAGTCGTTTCTCCTCGACCTCCGACCGCACCGCGATCCGCAGGCCGAGCTCGCCGCGCGCATCGCCGAACGCGCCGCGACCGACCGCGACATCGTGCGCGCCGACGAGCTCGCCCGCGCGTTCTCGCTCTCCCTGCGCGCGCTCCAGCGCCTCTTTGCCGACTACGTCGGCGTGCCGCCCAAGTGGGTGATCCAGCGCTACCGCCTGCACGAAGCCGCCGAACGCATCGCCGCCGGTGGACTCGGCGACGGAGCGACCCTCGCTCACGACCTCGGCTTCGCCGACCAGGCCCACTTCATCCGCGCCTTCAAGCGCGTCGTCGGCCACGCACCCGGCGAGTACGCCGAGCGGCTCGCCGCATCGACCGATCGCGCTGGCTAG
- a CDS encoding sigma-70 family RNA polymerase sigma factor, protein MGTDRFGTEAEAGDGEREPLGERGDAMPRPATRWAIERLFARSVPALMRWAHSRLPRHARRRLDTADLVQEACAGALRQLTDLDQRDPAQVDLYLRQSIRNRIRDEIRRARLGEVASSEGLAPIDPRPSPLNEALESDERRRFRRALLRLDPDDQQLVVGRLELELDYEQLARATGRPTSEAARCAARRAMLRLARKVGELDRQERAG, encoded by the coding sequence ATGGGGACGGATCGCTTCGGGACCGAGGCTGAGGCCGGCGACGGCGAGCGAGAACCGCTCGGCGAACGCGGCGACGCCATGCCACGTCCGGCAACACGTTGGGCGATCGAGCGGCTGTTCGCGCGCTCGGTGCCGGCGCTCATGCGCTGGGCTCATTCCCGACTTCCGCGGCACGCGCGGCGGCGGCTCGACACGGCCGATCTGGTCCAGGAGGCCTGCGCCGGCGCTCTACGCCAGCTCACCGACCTCGACCAGCGCGACCCGGCGCAGGTCGACCTCTACCTGCGCCAGTCGATCCGCAACCGCATTCGTGACGAGATCCGCCGGGCGCGCCTCGGCGAAGTCGCCTCGAGCGAAGGGCTCGCCCCGATCGACCCGCGCCCCTCGCCGCTCAACGAGGCGCTCGAGTCGGACGAGCGACGCCGTTTCCGTCGTGCGCTCCTCCGGCTCGACCCGGACGACCAGCAGCTCGTCGTCGGCCGCCTCGAGCTCGAGCTCGACTACGAACAGCTCGCCCGCGCCACCGGCCGGCCGACCTCCGAGGCCGCCCGCTGCGCCGCCCGGCGCGCCATGCTGCGCCTCGCTCGGAAAGTCGGCGAGCTCGACCGCCAGGAACGGGCGGGCTGA
- a CDS encoding serine/threonine-protein phosphatase, with amino-acid sequence MVERRIQPPHTRPRRYLRLLFLSAATGALVGLLMWLGEPRSSLRIGMALAAYVGCWIFVVSDLLLTAAGRPIARLERTPRAIALFALFFAAGALGWQLAALTVPWLTGGHWRIARFDWRIVIALGGGLGALFGVLLYLMERLRDRLADSIVQLKEQEHAARELATAREIQQRLLPPEQLGGDGWDLAARNLPALVVAGDFFDLFPLADGSLVLAVGDVAGKGMGASLVMASVKGMLPFVAAGRPPHEALVDLNRRLVDRLLERQFVALCLICYRPATGEFELANAGLPDPYVLSPGDRPRALTVDGPRLPLGLRGEVAYRPLADRLDHGERLLVFSDGLPEAITAAREPLGYAALEELMLALPPTPQAAVAALFDRVEAVSPPPREDDWTALLLERSR; translated from the coding sequence ATGGTCGAGCGTCGAATCCAGCCACCGCACACCCGGCCGCGACGGTACCTCCGCCTGCTCTTCCTCTCGGCGGCAACCGGAGCGCTGGTGGGACTCCTCATGTGGCTGGGCGAGCCCCGGTCGTCGCTGCGCATCGGAATGGCACTCGCGGCCTACGTCGGCTGTTGGATCTTCGTCGTTTCCGACCTTCTGCTGACCGCCGCAGGGCGGCCCATCGCCCGCCTCGAGCGCACGCCGCGGGCAATCGCACTGTTCGCCCTGTTCTTCGCCGCCGGGGCGCTCGGCTGGCAACTCGCCGCGCTGACCGTGCCCTGGCTCACCGGAGGACACTGGCGGATCGCCAGATTCGACTGGCGCATCGTGATCGCCCTCGGCGGCGGTCTCGGCGCGCTGTTCGGCGTGCTCCTCTACCTGATGGAGCGTCTGCGCGACAGACTCGCCGACAGCATCGTGCAGCTCAAAGAACAAGAGCACGCCGCGCGCGAGCTCGCCACGGCACGCGAGATCCAGCAGCGCCTGCTCCCTCCCGAGCAGCTCGGCGGCGACGGCTGGGACCTCGCGGCGCGCAACCTCCCGGCCCTGGTGGTCGCCGGGGACTTCTTCGACCTCTTCCCACTTGCCGACGGATCGCTGGTGCTCGCCGTCGGCGACGTCGCCGGCAAGGGAATGGGGGCAAGCCTGGTGATGGCGTCGGTCAAGGGAATGCTGCCGTTCGTCGCCGCGGGCCGGCCGCCGCACGAAGCGCTCGTCGATCTCAACCGGCGCCTGGTCGATCGGCTGCTCGAAAGGCAGTTCGTCGCGCTCTGCCTGATCTGCTATCGGCCGGCGACCGGGGAATTCGAGCTGGCCAACGCCGGCTTGCCCGACCCCTACGTGCTGAGCCCTGGCGACCGACCGCGTGCACTGACCGTCGACGGCCCGCGTCTGCCGCTCGGACTTCGCGGCGAGGTCGCCTATCGACCGCTCGCCGACCGGCTCGACCACGGCGAGCGGTTGCTGGTCTTTTCCGACGGTCTGCCGGAGGCGATCACCGCGGCCCGCGAGCCACTCGGCTATGCCGCGCTCGAGGAGCTGATGCTGGCGCTGCCGCCGACACCGCAGGCGGCCGTCGCCGCGCTCTTCGACCGAGTCGAGGCCGTGAGCCCGCCGCCACGCGAGGACGACTGGACGGCTCTCCTGCTCGAACGCTCGCGCTGA
- a CDS encoding fasciclin domain-containing protein encodes MRIKLALAFALALVTAGVAQAGNYAKPTADIVDTAVAAGSFKTLATALQAAGLVETLKGKGPFTVFAPTDEAFAKLPAGTLDALLEDKAKLGKILTYHVVAGRVMAADVVKLSEAKTVEGGMLKITTAGGVQVNGVNVVKTDIAASNGVIHVIDRVLMPN; translated from the coding sequence ATGCGAATCAAGCTCGCTCTCGCTTTCGCGCTCGCTCTCGTCACCGCCGGCGTCGCCCAGGCCGGCAATTACGCCAAGCCGACGGCCGACATCGTCGACACCGCCGTCGCCGCCGGCAGCTTCAAGACGCTGGCGACCGCTCTTCAGGCCGCCGGGCTGGTCGAGACGCTCAAGGGCAAGGGCCCGTTCACCGTCTTCGCGCCCACCGACGAGGCGTTCGCCAAGCTGCCGGCCGGCACACTCGACGCGTTGCTCGAGGACAAGGCCAAGCTCGGCAAGATCCTCACCTATCACGTGGTCGCAGGAAGAGTGATGGCGGCCGACGTGGTGAAACTCTCCGAGGCCAAGACGGTCGAGGGCGGCATGCTCAAGATCACCACCGCAGGGGGCGTCCAGGTCAACGGCGTCAACGTGGTGAAGACCGACATTGCAGCCTCGAACGGCGTCATCCACGTCATCGACCGTGTGCTGATGCCGAACTGA
- a CDS encoding helix-turn-helix transcriptional regulator, whose product MTKRRIEIGPFSPLGRTVDVAQALAHPSRLRLLALLEAGELCVCQTVAILEQAASTISAHLSELKRAGLVQERREGKLVFHRWSDDKVTRALLADIVARCAADPVVVEDRRIAARLRRVDVAVLCAASLDLAAVGIRVGKSKSTPALVPARA is encoded by the coding sequence ATGACGAAACGACGAATCGAGATCGGCCCCTTCTCGCCGCTCGGACGGACGGTCGACGTCGCTCAGGCGCTCGCCCATCCGTCGCGGCTGCGGCTGCTCGCTCTCCTCGAGGCGGGCGAGCTCTGCGTCTGCCAGACGGTGGCGATCCTCGAGCAGGCGGCCTCGACGATCTCGGCGCACCTCTCGGAGCTCAAGCGCGCCGGACTCGTCCAGGAGCGCCGCGAAGGCAAGCTGGTCTTCCACCGCTGGAGCGACGACAAGGTCACGCGCGCCCTGCTCGCCGACATCGTGGCCCGTTGCGCCGCCGATCCGGTGGTCGTCGAGGACCGGCGAATCGCCGCGCGGCTGCGCCGGGTCGATGTCGCCGTGCTCTGCGCGGCCTCGCTCGACCTCGCGGCGGTCGGCATCCGGGTCGGGAAGTCGAAGTCGACCCCGGCCCTCGTCCCGGCGCGAGCCTGA
- a CDS encoding permease, whose product MDWKREGKWLAGIAGAFLLLYFLPVGTTRFDGALLESFHLAKWYAREHVLLCLVPAFFIAGAIGVFVSQATVMKYLGADASRPMAYGVAAISGTVLAVCSCTVLPLFGGIYKRGAGLGPASAFLYSGPAINALAIILTARVLGFEIGVARAVGAVVFSVLVGLAMAWIFRHEERERVANQAKLPPIEAHLTLSRQAIFFASLVGILAFANWAPDERGVWAQIFAVKWALTAAFALGLLVLLVRWFDLAPWKAGAIGTATALAGFLAPTHPAVAFATGFGALAIAIAGDEGPLGEWLSTSWEFAKQILPLLVGGVLVAGLLLGRPGHEGLIPSVWVAGAVGGNSLGANFFAALAGAFMYFATLTEIPILQGLLGSGMGQGPALALLLAGPALSLPAMLVLRSLIGWKKTTVYVTLVVVMATVTGVIYGGFAP is encoded by the coding sequence ATGGACTGGAAACGCGAAGGGAAGTGGCTCGCCGGAATCGCCGGTGCCTTCCTCCTCCTCTACTTCCTGCCGGTCGGCACGACGCGCTTCGACGGCGCCCTGCTCGAGTCGTTCCACCTCGCCAAGTGGTACGCCCGCGAACACGTGCTGCTCTGCCTGGTCCCGGCCTTCTTCATCGCCGGAGCGATCGGCGTCTTCGTCAGCCAGGCCACGGTGATGAAGTACCTCGGCGCCGATGCCTCGCGCCCCATGGCCTACGGCGTCGCCGCGATCTCGGGCACGGTGCTCGCGGTCTGCTCCTGCACCGTGCTGCCGCTCTTCGGCGGCATCTACAAACGCGGCGCCGGCCTCGGACCCGCCTCGGCGTTCCTCTACTCCGGTCCGGCGATCAACGCGCTGGCGATCATCCTCACCGCCCGCGTGCTCGGTTTCGAGATCGGCGTCGCCCGCGCCGTCGGCGCGGTCGTCTTCAGTGTGCTCGTCGGCCTCGCCATGGCCTGGATCTTCCGCCACGAGGAGCGCGAGCGGGTCGCGAACCAGGCGAAGCTCCCGCCCATCGAGGCCCACCTCACGCTGTCGCGCCAGGCCATCTTCTTCGCCTCGCTCGTCGGCATCCTGGCCTTCGCCAACTGGGCACCGGACGAGCGCGGCGTGTGGGCGCAGATCTTCGCCGTCAAGTGGGCGCTCACCGCGGCCTTCGCGCTGGGACTGCTGGTCCTCCTCGTGCGCTGGTTCGACCTCGCCCCCTGGAAGGCCGGGGCGATCGGCACGGCCACCGCGCTTGCCGGATTCCTGGCTCCGACCCACCCGGCGGTCGCGTTCGCCACCGGGTTCGGCGCCCTCGCCATCGCCATCGCCGGCGACGAGGGCCCGCTCGGGGAGTGGCTCTCGACCTCCTGGGAGTTCGCCAAGCAGATCCTGCCGCTGCTCGTCGGCGGCGTCCTGGTTGCCGGGCTCCTGCTCGGCCGGCCGGGACACGAGGGGCTGATCCCGTCGGTCTGGGTCGCCGGTGCGGTGGGGGGCAACTCGCTCGGCGCGAACTTCTTCGCCGCGCTCGCCGGAGCGTTCATGTACTTCGCCACCCTCACCGAGATCCCGATCCTCCAGGGACTGCTCGGAAGTGGCATGGGCCAGGGACCGGCGCTCGCCCTGCTGCTCGCCGGCCCGGCGCTCTCGCTGCCGGCGATGCTGGTGCTGCGCAGCCTCATCGGCTGGAAGAAGACCACCGTCTACGTGACGCTGGTGGTGGTGATGGCGACGGTGACCGGAGTGATCTACGGCGGCTTCGCCCCGTGA
- a CDS encoding TM0996/MTH895 family glutaredoxin-like protein, translating to MKTKLQILGTGCPKCKLLTEHTEAAARELGLDYELEKVTDISRILEFGVVATPALVVDGEIKVFGQVPTTARLKEMLAAPGAVRS from the coding sequence ATGAAGACCAAGCTGCAGATCCTGGGCACCGGTTGCCCGAAGTGCAAACTGCTCACCGAGCACACCGAGGCCGCGGCGCGCGAGCTCGGCCTCGACTACGAGCTCGAGAAGGTCACCGACATCAGCCGCATCCTCGAGTTCGGAGTCGTCGCGACGCCGGCCCTGGTGGTCGACGGCGAGATCAAGGTCTTCGGCCAGGTGCCGACCACCGCGCGCCTCAAGGAGATGCTGGCCGCCCCGGGAGCCGTGCGGTCATGA
- a CDS encoding arsenate reductase ArsC: MNRGLLFLCVANSARSQMAEGIARQLAGDRLRVQSAGSAPSRVNPLAATALAEIGIDSSTQRSKSVEEIDPATVDTVITLCAEEVCPVFLGAARRLHWPLPDPAGHAEPETASLERFRAVRDELRSRIARFLGEEGVIAEPGGGKEAR; this comes from the coding sequence ATGAACCGCGGACTGCTCTTCCTCTGCGTCGCCAACTCGGCGCGCAGCCAGATGGCCGAAGGGATCGCGAGGCAGCTCGCCGGCGACCGGCTGCGGGTCCAGAGCGCGGGCTCCGCGCCGTCGCGGGTGAACCCTCTCGCGGCCACAGCGCTCGCCGAGATCGGCATCGACAGCTCGACCCAGCGCTCGAAGTCGGTCGAGGAGATCGACCCGGCCACCGTCGACACGGTGATCACCCTCTGCGCCGAGGAGGTCTGCCCGGTCTTCCTGGGCGCCGCGCGGCGCCTGCACTGGCCGCTGCCCGATCCCGCGGGCCACGCCGAGCCGGAGACCGCCAGCCTCGAGCGCTTCCGGGCGGTCCGCGACGAGCTGCGCTCGCGCATCGCCCGGTTCCTTGGCGAGGAAGGCGTGATCGCCGAGCCGGGTGGCGGCAAGGAGGCGCGCTGA
- the arsB gene encoding ACR3 family arsenite efflux transporter encodes MATTTSKRLNLFERYLTVWVALCMAAGLALGKLLPGFTDAVRRLELGTGSQINVAIAVLIWLMVYPMMLKIDLGSIVAVRERPRGILVTLVVNWLVKPFSMAAIGYLFFRVLFQPWIGEELANQYLAGSIILAAAPCTAMVFVWSYLTDGDPAYTLVQVSLNDLIMLVLFAPIVGFLVTGASTLTVPFRVLLLSVVVFIVIPLALGALSRIALLRLKGKEWFEGRFLPAFHPVTVVALLATLVMIFAFQADNLTGRFFHVVLIAIPLLIQVYFNSGLTYGLMKWLKVPHDIAAPGALIGASNFFELAVATAIALFGPASGAALATVVGVLVEVPVMLSVCSFCNRTRHWFPAPDAGSAA; translated from the coding sequence ATGGCGACAACGACGAGCAAACGGCTGAACCTCTTCGAGCGCTATCTCACCGTCTGGGTGGCGCTCTGCATGGCCGCGGGGCTCGCGCTCGGCAAGCTGCTGCCGGGCTTCACCGACGCGGTGCGACGGCTCGAGCTCGGAACGGGATCCCAGATCAACGTCGCCATCGCCGTGCTGATCTGGCTGATGGTCTACCCGATGATGCTGAAGATCGATCTCGGCAGCATCGTCGCGGTACGCGAGCGGCCGCGCGGCATCCTCGTCACCCTCGTCGTCAACTGGCTGGTCAAGCCGTTCTCGATGGCGGCGATCGGCTATCTCTTCTTCCGCGTCCTCTTCCAGCCCTGGATCGGCGAAGAGCTAGCCAACCAGTACCTCGCCGGCTCGATCATCCTTGCCGCCGCGCCCTGCACGGCGATGGTCTTCGTCTGGTCGTACCTGACCGACGGCGACCCGGCCTACACCCTCGTCCAGGTCTCGCTCAACGACCTGATCATGCTGGTGCTCTTCGCGCCGATCGTCGGCTTCCTGGTCACCGGCGCGAGCACTCTGACCGTTCCCTTCCGCGTGCTGCTGCTCTCGGTCGTCGTCTTCATCGTCATTCCGCTCGCGCTCGGCGCCCTGAGCCGGATCGCGCTCCTGCGGCTCAAGGGGAAGGAGTGGTTCGAGGGGCGCTTCCTGCCGGCGTTCCATCCGGTCACCGTCGTCGCCCTGCTCGCCACCCTGGTGATGATCTTCGCCTTCCAGGCCGACAACCTCACCGGCCGCTTCTTCCACGTCGTGCTCATCGCGATCCCGCTGCTGATCCAGGTCTACTTCAACTCGGGGCTGACCTACGGCCTGATGAAGTGGCTCAAGGTTCCGCACGACATCGCGGCGCCGGGGGCGCTCATCGGCGCCAGCAACTTCTTCGAGCTCGCCGTCGCCACGGCGATCGCCCTCTTCGGCCCGGCGTCCGGCGCCGCGCTCGCCACCGTCGTCGGCGTGCTGGTCGAGGTCCCGGTGATGCTCTCGGTCTGCTCGTTCTGCAACCGCACGCGGCACTGGTTCCCGGCACCCGACGCCGGCAGCGCTGCCTGA